The following are encoded together in the Gordonia insulae genome:
- a CDS encoding PE family protein, translating to MTESQLNVDPAELISAASRLDGLADRLAHSLGAVTPALTVRAAGRDEVSQTSAASFTAVAESFTEDSARGVEELRKIAAVLRAQAGGFTRGEDDAAAAFRL from the coding sequence ATGACCGAATCGCAGCTGAATGTCGATCCCGCAGAGCTGATCTCGGCGGCGAGCCGTCTCGACGGGCTCGCCGACCGGTTGGCGCACTCGCTCGGCGCGGTGACCCCCGCGCTGACCGTGCGCGCGGCCGGACGCGACGAGGTGTCGCAGACGTCTGCCGCGTCCTTCACCGCGGTCGCCGAGTCGTTCACCGAGGACTCTGCCCGCGGCGTCGAGGAGCTTCGCAAGATCGCTGCGGTCCTGCGTGCCCAGGCCGGCGGGTTCACCCGCGGTGAGGACGACGCCGCGGCGGCATTCCGCCTCTGA